The DNA segment TGACCGCACCAAGATCGACAAGATCAATTTCTCGGGCAACCAGGCTTACAGCAGCGGCCGTCTTGCTTCGGTGATCAGCACCAAGAAGTCGAACTTCCTGTCGTTCCTGACCCGCAAGGACGTTTATAGCGCCGAGCGCCAGCAGGCGGACCAGGATGCGCTGCGTCAGTTCTACTACAATCACGGTTATGCCGACTTCCGCATCGTCAGTGCCGATGCGACGCTGAACGAGCAGAACAACGAATACACGCTGAACTTCAACGTCGATGAAGGTCCGCGCTACACCTATGGCGACATCAACGTGGTGTCGACGGTCGAGGGCATCAATGCGGACGACCTGAAGAGCCTGGTCATCACCCACAAGGGCGATGTCTACAGCGCCAAGGATATCCAGACCTCGATCGAGAACATTTCCAAGCGCGTTGCTGCGGCCGGCTATCCGTTCGCCCGCATCACGCCGCGCGGCAATCGTGACCTCACCGGCCACACGATAGGTATTGAATATTTGGTCGATCAGGGCGAACGCGCCTATGTCGAGCGCATCGAAATCCGCGGCAACACCCGCACGCGTGATTACGTCATTCGCCGCGAGTTCGATCTCAATGAAGGCGATGCCTTCAACCAGGAAATGATCACCCGCGCCAAGCGTCGCCTCGACGCCCTCGGCTACTTCACCAAGGTTGACATTAGCACGGCCCAGGGCAGCGCTCCGGATCGCGTCGTCGTGATCGTCAACGTCGAAGACCAGCCGACCGGTTCGTTTGGTATCGGTGCTGGTTACGCCGTCGGCAACAACGGCGGTCTGCTGCTCGAAGCTTCGGTCGAAGAAAAGAACTTCCTCGGTCGGGGCCAGTACATCCGTATCGCCGCAGGTGCCGGCACGGAAGGCAACCGTACCTATAACATCTCGTTCACCGAGCCCTATTTCCTCGGCTATCGTCTGGCTGCCGGCTTTGACATCTTCAGGAACCAGACCTCGAGCGACGATTTCTACGATTATTCGGAAGAAGGCTTCTCGCTGCGCGTCACCGCGCCGATCACCGAGAACCTGGCGACGACCCTGCGCTACAACTACAAGCGTCTTCAGTATGATGGCACCGACGATTGGGAGAACAATCTGTCGGCTCCGTATCTGAATCTCGTGAACAACAGCCCGTGGGTGCAGTCGACGATTTCGCAGACCTTTACCTACAACACGCTCGACGATCAGAACCTGCCGCGCGAAGGTATCATCGCCAAGTTCACGCATGAATATGCGGGTCTGGGCGGCGACTCCGACTTCTACAAGCTGAGCGGCAAGGCGCGTTACTACAAGATGATCAGCGACGAAGCCGACATCATCGGCTCGCTGACGGTTGGCGCCGGTTATGTCATGCCGACAGGCGATCACCTGAACGTCTTCGATCAGTTCACGCTCGGTGGCCGTGAAATCCGCGGCTTCGAGAATGCCGGTATCGGTCCGCGTTCGTCGCATGGCGATGCGCTCGGCGGCACGACCTACTTCACGGCTTCGGCTGAAGCAAGCATGCCTATGCCGGGCGTTCCGCAGGATATCGGTCTGCGCGTCGCAGCCTTTGCCGATGCGGGTACGCTCTACGGCAACAAGGCTGACCTCTTCGGTGACGTACTGCACAACGACAGCTCGATCCGTGCTTCGTTGGGTGCGGGCCTGATCTGGTCGTCGCCCTTCGGCGTCATCCGAGTTGACTATGCCGTGCCGGTTCTCAAGGAAGACTACGACAAGACTGAGAATTTCCGGTTTGGCATCGCCAACCAGTTCTGATATCGGCAGCCCAGAACTGCGGGCTTAACACCGTTCTGGAGCTGGTGCTTATGGAACATATCGATTTTTTCCCGTCCCATGATGGCGTCAGCCTTCGTGCGCTGGCCGAGTATCTTGGGGCGGAACTTGCTGACGAGGCCTTTGCCGGCGTCGTCATCAAGTCCATCGCTCCCGTCTACCGGGCGGGCGAAGGCGACGTTTGCTACATTCTCTCCCGGAAGAATCGTGCGGAACTGGAGACCTGTCGGGCTTCGGCGATCATTTGCTTGCCGGCGCTGAAGTCTTTCGTTCCCGCGCATATCCCGGTCCTCCTTTCCAGAAAGCCGCACACGGATTTCGCGCTGGCGGGCGCTCTGCTGCATCCGCAAGCCATGCGTCCGGTTGCACTGACCTCTGCGCCAACGCTGATTTCGCCGGCGGCCTTCATCGATCCGACCGCCAAGCTTGAGGCTGACGTCGGCGTTGAGCCGTGCGCGGTTATCGGACCGGGTGCTGAGATCGGGGAGGGTACGCGCATCGGAGCCGGCGCGATGATCGGGCCGGGTGTCAAGATCGGGCGCAATTGCACGATCGGCGGCGGCGCCAGCGTGCTTTGCTCCTACCTCGGCAATGGCGTCATCATTCACAATGGCGCGCGTATCGGCCAGGATGGTTTTGGATATGCGCCAAGCCCGCGTGGTATGGTGAAGATCGTGCAGATCGGCCGTGTCATCATTCAGGACAATGTCGAGATCGGCGCCAATACCACGATCGATCGCGGCACCATGGATGACACTGTCATCGGCGAGGGCACCAAGATCGACAATCAGGTGCAGATCGGACATAACGTCCGCATCGGCCGCCACTGCGCGATCGTCAGCCAGGTCGGCATTGCCGGCAGCACGGTGATCGGCGACGGTGTGCAGATCGGTGGTCAGGCGGGCTTGAACGGCCATATTCATATCGGCGACGGTGTTCAGATCGGTGCCAAAAGCGGCGTGATGAACAGCATTCCGGCGGGCGAGCGCTATGCGGGCCTTCCGGCACGGCCATTGTGGGATTTTCTAAGAGAGTCGGCGGAGATCGCAAAACGGTCAGGAGCCAGAGAAAAGAAGGACGGGAGTGCGGAGCATGACTGAAGAAGCCAAGACGTCGCTGTCGTCGGCAGACGTCATCGAGATCATGAAGCTTTTGCCGCATCGCTATCCCTTCCTGATGGTCGACAAGATCATCGAGATCGATAGCGATAATTCCGCGATCGGCATCAAGAACGTCACCGCAAACGAACCGCAGTTTACCGGCCACTTCCCGGGATCGCCAATCATGCCGGGCGTTCTGCTCATCGAAGGTATGGCGCAGACGGCAGGCGCGATCTGCGCCCGCAAGGACGGAATCGGCGGCAATCTCGTCTACTTCATGACGATCGACAATGCCCGCTTCCGCAAGCCGGTCGTACCTGGCGATCGTGTTGAATTCCACGTTGTCAAGCTGAAGCAGCGCGGTACGATCTGGAAGTTCCATTGCGACGCCAAGGTCGATGGCTCGCTGGTTGCCGAGGCCGATATCGGCGCGATGATCGTACGGAAGGACCAAGAGCAGGCATGAGCAGTATTGCAAAAAGCGCGCGCATTCATAAGCTCGCGGTCGTTGAGGATGGAGCGGTCATCGGCGAGAATGTCGTCGTCGGCCCGTTCTGCCATGTCGGCCCCAAGGTCGTGTTGCATGATGCTGTTCAGCTCTTGACGCATGTGGTTGTGACCGGCCGGACGACGATCGGCAAGGGCACGAAGATATTCCCGATGGCGGTCGTCGGTGGCGATCCGCAGAGCGT comes from the Rhizobium sp. NXC24 genome and includes:
- the bamA gene encoding outer membrane protein assembly factor BamA — protein: MKAGSRLLNAVSAVALSAGVVASGAGVITLASASVAEAAVIQRVDVRGAGRVGAEAVRDNITIKPGKSFSPADIDNSVKQLYATGYFSDVNMTVSGSTLVIAVKENQLINAVVFNGNHKIKDDKLQGIVQTHAAGPYSETQVQADIKTIKDAYAAIGRNEVQVTTQTVPVAEGRINVAFVINEGDRTKIDKINFSGNQAYSSGRLASVISTKKSNFLSFLTRKDVYSAERQQADQDALRQFYYNHGYADFRIVSADATLNEQNNEYTLNFNVDEGPRYTYGDINVVSTVEGINADDLKSLVITHKGDVYSAKDIQTSIENISKRVAAAGYPFARITPRGNRDLTGHTIGIEYLVDQGERAYVERIEIRGNTRTRDYVIRREFDLNEGDAFNQEMITRAKRRLDALGYFTKVDISTAQGSAPDRVVVIVNVEDQPTGSFGIGAGYAVGNNGGLLLEASVEEKNFLGRGQYIRIAAGAGTEGNRTYNISFTEPYFLGYRLAAGFDIFRNQTSSDDFYDYSEEGFSLRVTAPITENLATTLRYNYKRLQYDGTDDWENNLSAPYLNLVNNSPWVQSTISQTFTYNTLDDQNLPREGIIAKFTHEYAGLGGDSDFYKLSGKARYYKMISDEADIIGSLTVGAGYVMPTGDHLNVFDQFTLGGREIRGFENAGIGPRSSHGDALGGTTYFTASAEASMPMPGVPQDIGLRVAAFADAGTLYGNKADLFGDVLHNDSSIRASLGAGLIWSSPFGVIRVDYAVPVLKEDYDKTENFRFGIANQF
- the lpxD gene encoding UDP-3-O-(3-hydroxymyristoyl)glucosamine N-acyltransferase, translating into MEHIDFFPSHDGVSLRALAEYLGAELADEAFAGVVIKSIAPVYRAGEGDVCYILSRKNRAELETCRASAIICLPALKSFVPAHIPVLLSRKPHTDFALAGALLHPQAMRPVALTSAPTLISPAAFIDPTAKLEADVGVEPCAVIGPGAEIGEGTRIGAGAMIGPGVKIGRNCTIGGGASVLCSYLGNGVIIHNGARIGQDGFGYAPSPRGMVKIVQIGRVIIQDNVEIGANTTIDRGTMDDTVIGEGTKIDNQVQIGHNVRIGRHCAIVSQVGIAGSTVIGDGVQIGGQAGLNGHIHIGDGVQIGAKSGVMNSIPAGERYAGLPARPLWDFLRESAEIAKRSGAREKKDGSAEHD
- the fabZ gene encoding 3-hydroxyacyl-ACP dehydratase FabZ, whose amino-acid sequence is MTEEAKTSLSSADVIEIMKLLPHRYPFLMVDKIIEIDSDNSAIGIKNVTANEPQFTGHFPGSPIMPGVLLIEGMAQTAGAICARKDGIGGNLVYFMTIDNARFRKPVVPGDRVEFHVVKLKQRGTIWKFHCDAKVDGSLVAEADIGAMIVRKDQEQA